A region from the Wolbachia endosymbiont (group A) of Rhinocyllus conicus genome encodes:
- a CDS encoding ankyrin repeat domain-containing protein, producing the protein MSFSKSKFFKEVSSNGFKDINKRNEEGETILHQAVEISDYKTVRLLINKGAEINARDRNGYTPLHCAVFAKSLENIKVLLRSGAEVNATQYVTGCTPLHSACKIGGAGVEIIKELVKAGAEVNQLNKYGATPMYYIWESEKYCLCDSKESEKASKFLREKGGVTKSRELTCYGIEVLVGEIADMLNGSYMPELKIIEIGEIRKRDKSLIKKECQNLASKIISQVNEMIDEVVRRKA; encoded by the coding sequence ATGAGTTTTAGCAAGAGTAAGTTTTTTAAAGAAGTATCAAGTAACGGATTTAAAGATATTAATAAAAGAAATGAAGAAGGAGAGACGATATTGCACCAAGCAGTAGAAATCTCTGATTACAAAACAGTAAGGTTATTAATAAATAAAGGAGCAGAGATCAATGCAAGAGATAGAAATGGTTATACACCACTACACTGTGCAGTATTTGCGAAAAGCTTAGAAAATATAAAAGTGCTGCTAAGATCGGGAGCAGAAGTAAATGCCACTCAATATGTCACTGGATGTACGCCACTGCACTCTGCGTGCAAAATAGGAGGAGCAGGAGTTGAAATAATAAAAGAGCTAGTAAAGGCCGGAGCTGAAGTTAATCAACTGAATAAATATGGTGCAACACCAATGTACTATATCTGGGAAAGTGAAAAGTATTGTCTATGTGATAGCAAAGAGAGTGAAAAGGCAAGTAAATTTTTAAGAGAAAAAGGAGGAGTAACAAAAAGTAGAGAACTGACGTGCTATGGAATAGAGGTGCTAGTGGGAGAAATAGCAGACATGTTGAATGGAAGCTACATGCCGGAGCTAAAAATAATAGAGATAGGAGAAATAAGGAAGAGAGACAAATCGCTAATAAAGAAAGAATGTCAAAATTTAGCAAGCAAGATAATCAGCCAAGTGAATGAAATGATAGATGAGGTGGTGAGAAGGAAGGCTTAG
- a CDS encoding DUF2924 domain-containing protein, translating into MERKEEIERKVKGLEKEPLEELRKIWKKVYGEEAPKYSKKYLIPRLAYRMQEEAYGEMSRKGSKRLEYLADRLEKGKRISSDKLPVEGTELILERGEETHAVRVTDKGLIYREEFFTSLSAVAGKIMGMSYNGPLLFGLRDQKGRENV; encoded by the coding sequence ATGGAAAGAAAAGAAGAAATAGAAAGAAAGGTAAAGGGTTTAGAGAAAGAACCATTAGAAGAGCTGAGAAAAATATGGAAGAAGGTATATGGGGAAGAAGCGCCTAAATACTCAAAGAAATATCTGATACCAAGATTAGCTTATAGAATGCAGGAGGAAGCATATGGAGAAATGTCAAGAAAAGGGTCAAAAAGACTAGAGTATCTGGCAGATCGGCTAGAAAAGGGAAAGAGAATAAGTAGCGATAAATTACCAGTAGAAGGGACAGAATTAATACTAGAGAGAGGGGAAGAGACGCATGCGGTAAGGGTAACAGATAAGGGTTTAATCTACAGAGAAGAATTTTTCACATCATTATCAGCAGTAGCCGGAAAAATAATGGGAATGAGTTACAATGGGCCGCTCCTATTTGGTTTGCGTGATCAAAAGGGAAGGGAAAATGTGTAA